The following are encoded in a window of Acidobacteriota bacterium genomic DNA:
- a CDS encoding Uma2 family endonuclease, translating to MSQNLAYVYSARMTPEEYLVFERAAELRHEYADGILYEMNGASRQHVRIVMNVSSGLLVQLRGKTCEPYANDMRVWVPRRRTYNYPDIAVVCGEAKFLDEEFDTLLNPVLVIEVLSPSTERRDRAAKFRDYRTLDSFAEYVLIAQDKQEIDHYVKRAGLWTILEVGDVLELQSVQVKLPLAEIYARVEFETTQAPDARAAALQPDVKTNE from the coding sequence ATGTCACAAAATCTTGCTTATGTATATTCTGCGCGGATGACGCCGGAAGAGTATTTGGTGTTTGAGCGCGCGGCTGAATTACGTCACGAATATGCGGACGGGATACTGTATGAAATGAATGGCGCGTCGCGCCAGCACGTGCGCATCGTGATGAATGTAAGCAGCGGACTGCTGGTGCAATTGCGTGGTAAGACTTGTGAGCCATACGCCAATGACATGCGTGTGTGGGTGCCGCGTCGGCGCACCTATAACTATCCTGACATCGCGGTAGTCTGTGGCGAAGCAAAATTTCTGGATGAGGAATTCGATACCCTGCTCAATCCCGTGCTGGTTATCGAAGTGTTGTCGCCTTCAACCGAAAGGCGCGACCGGGCGGCAAAATTCCGTGATTACCGCACGCTCGACTCCTTTGCCGAATACGTGCTGATTGCGCAAGACAAGCAGGAGATTGATCACTATGTAAAACGCGCCGGCCTTTGGACGATTCTGGAAGTCGGTGACGTGCTTGAATTGCAGAGCGTCCAGGTTAAGTTACCGCTCGCTGAGATATACGCGCGCGTAGAATTTGAGACGACCCAAGCGCCGGACGCGCGCGCCGCAGCGTTGCAGCCGGATGTGAAAACCAATGAATGA
- a CDS encoding chorismate mutase translates to MNEAKTSEKTMDDWRCRIDEIDLHLVKLFNERTQCAIEIGHIKKRLGLEIYSPTREAQVIANVTNANHGPLDGEAIRRLFERVIDEARRIERVHADNGTDGGKPKETDPLALIEELSEKE, encoded by the coding sequence ATGAATGAAGCGAAAACCAGCGAAAAGACAATGGATGATTGGCGTTGCCGGATTGACGAAATTGATCTGCACTTGGTCAAGCTCTTCAACGAGCGCACGCAATGCGCCATCGAAATCGGCCACATCAAAAAGCGGCTCGGCCTGGAAATCTATTCGCCGACGCGCGAGGCGCAGGTCATCGCCAACGTGACCAACGCCAACCACGGCCCACTGGATGGCGAAGCGATTCGCCGCTTGTTTGAACGCGTGATTGACGAAGCGCGCCGCATTGAACGCGTCCATGCAGACAATGGGACCGATGGCGGCAAACCGAAAGAAACTGATCCGTTGGCACTGATCGAGGAACTGAGCGAGAAAGAGTGA
- the aroF gene encoding 3-deoxy-7-phosphoheptulonate synthase, protein MIVVMQENATEDQITNVVDRLVSLGFDIHRSTGERYTLLGAVGAQIADQRDLELLDGVREVVRISAPYKLASRAFRPEGTKIKIKDVVIGGEQVIMMAGPCTLENREQIEAVAASVASQGVQVMRGGAFKPRTSPYSFQGLGEPGLKMMREVADKHGLLTVSEIMESPQIPMFIKYVDILQIGARNMQNFNLLKDLSKLNKPILLKRGPAATIEETLLSAEYLMSGGNHEVIICERGIKTFETYTRNTLDISAIPVIKKLSHLPVVVDPSHGTGRRDKVPPMARAAVAAGADGLLIEVHNEPERALCDGAQSLLPEQFEKLMVQLRMIAPAVERKM, encoded by the coding sequence ATGATTGTTGTCATGCAGGAAAACGCCACCGAAGACCAGATCACGAATGTCGTGGATCGGCTGGTGAGTCTGGGTTTCGACATTCACCGTTCGACCGGCGAACGCTACACGTTGCTGGGTGCGGTGGGGGCGCAAATCGCCGATCAGCGCGATCTGGAATTGCTGGACGGCGTGCGCGAAGTCGTGCGCATCAGTGCGCCTTACAAACTGGCCTCGCGCGCTTTCAGGCCCGAAGGCACCAAGATCAAGATCAAAGACGTCGTCATTGGCGGCGAACAAGTCATCATGATGGCCGGGCCGTGCACGCTGGAAAATCGCGAACAAATCGAAGCTGTCGCGGCCTCCGTGGCTTCGCAAGGGGTTCAAGTGATGCGCGGCGGCGCTTTCAAGCCGCGCACCTCGCCGTATAGCTTTCAGGGTCTGGGCGAACCTGGGTTGAAGATGATGCGCGAAGTGGCCGATAAACACGGGCTGCTGACCGTGTCGGAGATTATGGAATCACCACAGATTCCGATGTTCATCAAATACGTAGACATCCTGCAAATCGGCGCGCGCAACATGCAAAATTTCAATCTGCTGAAAGACCTGTCCAAGCTGAACAAGCCGATTCTGCTCAAACGTGGCCCGGCGGCGACGATTGAAGAGACGCTGCTTTCTGCCGAATACCTCATGTCCGGCGGCAACCACGAAGTCATCATCTGCGAACGCGGCATCAAGACCTTTGAGACGTACACGCGCAACACGCTCGACATCTCGGCGATCCCGGTCATCAAGAAACTCTCGCATTTGCCCGTCGTGGTTGATCCTTCGCACGGCACGGGCCGCCGTGACAAGGTGCCGCCGATGGCGCGCGCGGCGGTGGCGGCAGGCGCGGACGGCTTGTTGATCGAAGTGCATAACGAACCAGAGCGCGCGCTGTGCGATGGCGCGCAGTCGTTGTTGCCGGAACAGTTTGAAAAGCTGATGGTGCAGTTACGGATGATTGCGCCGGCGGTTGAGCGGAAAATGTAA
- a CDS encoding Uma2 family endonuclease — translation MFPKVVTQTSEPFPASMSPVPLLEDGAYLTRAEFERRYEAMPSHLKAELIEGRVCMSSPVRRKNHSIPDNHLSTWLGVYAAVTPGVLAGNNGTVRLDEWNEVQPDSDLRIDETRGGQALVSSDDYLEGAPELVIEIAASSAPRDLREKFTVYQRNGVREYIVWAVADGQIHWFSLEAGTFTPLNPDPNGYLCSRVFPGLWLDVQALLRGEMAQVLQVLQQGLAAPEHAEFITALARRHTPL, via the coding sequence ATGTTTCCCAAAGTCGTAACACAAACCTCTGAACCTTTTCCGGCAAGCATGTCACCCGTGCCGCTGCTGGAAGACGGCGCATACTTGACGCGCGCTGAATTTGAACGGCGTTATGAAGCCATGCCCAGCCACCTCAAAGCCGAATTGATCGAAGGGAGAGTGTGTATGTCGTCACCCGTGCGCCGGAAAAATCACAGCATCCCTGACAATCATCTCAGCACCTGGCTTGGTGTTTATGCCGCCGTTACGCCGGGTGTGCTTGCCGGTAACAATGGCACGGTGCGGTTGGATGAGTGGAATGAAGTGCAGCCCGACTCGGATTTGCGCATTGATGAAACGCGCGGCGGCCAGGCCCTCGTCAGCAGCGACGATTATCTGGAAGGCGCGCCCGAACTCGTCATCGAAATTGCCGCCAGCAGTGCGCCGCGTGATTTACGCGAAAAGTTTACGGTCTATCAACGCAACGGCGTGCGCGAATACATCGTCTGGGCGGTTGCCGACGGCCAAATCCATTGGTTCAGTTTGGAAGCCGGAACATTCACACCTTTGAATCCCGATCCCAATGGTTACTTGTGCAGCCGTGTGTTTCCCGGCCTTTGGCTGGATGTGCAGGCTTTGTTACGTGGTGAGATGGCGCAGGTGTTGCAGGTTTTGCAGCAAGGCTTGGCCGCGCCCGAACACGCAGAATTTATCACTGCTTTAGCCCGCCGCCACACGCCGCTGTAG
- a CDS encoding prephenate dehydrogenase/arogenate dehydrogenase family protein: MLNLHHIAIVGCGLLGGSFALALRRAGFNGRITACGGKRSPQLAIERGVADALEESFERGEVCEADLIYLAAPIGGIIDFLKTRGAQIKPGALVTDAGSTKVEICRTARAALPPGVHFIGGHPMAGSEQTGVEYARADLFDRATYALVTEQGTDEAAFEQFKAIVEAVGARALPVEAEAHDAAVALISHLPQLLASTLATLLDAEHDGPTGRNAAERELAQRLAATGWRDMTRLAGSSWSMWRDICLTNQPNLSVALGTMISELQALKETLDGRDFNAARELFAAANRSVEEQRALHYGRFEKL; this comes from the coding sequence ATGCTCAATCTCCATCACATTGCCATCGTTGGTTGCGGCTTGCTGGGCGGATCGTTTGCGCTCGCCTTGCGTCGCGCCGGATTCAACGGGCGCATCACAGCCTGCGGCGGCAAGCGTTCGCCGCAATTGGCGATTGAACGCGGTGTGGCCGATGCGCTGGAAGAAAGCTTCGAGCGTGGCGAGGTGTGCGAGGCTGATTTGATTTATCTGGCCGCACCCATCGGCGGCATCATTGATTTTTTGAAAACGCGTGGCGCACAAATCAAGCCTGGCGCACTGGTCACCGACGCCGGCAGTACTAAGGTTGAAATCTGTCGGACGGCACGCGCCGCGTTGCCCCCCGGCGTGCATTTCATCGGCGGTCACCCAATGGCGGGCAGCGAACAGACGGGCGTTGAGTATGCGCGGGCTGATTTGTTTGATCGCGCAACTTACGCGCTCGTGACTGAACAGGGAACTGACGAGGCTGCGTTCGAGCAGTTCAAAGCTATCGTCGAAGCTGTCGGCGCGCGCGCCCTACCGGTCGAAGCCGAAGCGCACGATGCCGCTGTCGCATTGATTAGCCATCTGCCGCAATTGCTGGCGAGTACGCTGGCGACGTTGCTCGATGCTGAGCACGATGGCCCAACTGGGCGAAATGCCGCCGAGCGCGAACTAGCGCAACGTCTGGCCGCAACTGGTTGGCGTGATATGACGCGGCTGGCCGGCAGTTCGTGGAGCATGTGGCGCGACATCTGTCTGACGAATCAGCCGAACCTGTCGGTTGCCTTGGGCACGATGATTAGCGAGTTGCAGGCGCTGAAAGAGACACTGGATGGGCGCGATTTCAATGCGGCGCGTGAATTGTTTGCGGCGGCCAATCGCTCGGTCGAAGAGCAGCGCGCCTTGCATTACGGACGGTTTGAAAAGTTGTGA
- a CDS encoding tyrosine--tRNA ligase — MNLFEELEWRGLVYDHTEGTKEVLAKEKVTGYIGFDPTAASLHVGSLLPMMALARLQRCGHQPIAIAGGGTGLIGDPSGKTAERKLLTTEDVEANLIGIKEQLSRVLDFDAKTNPALIVNNADWLTVIPFVEFLRDIGKHFTVNSMLARESVKRRLEQEEGISYTEFSYMLLQAYDYLVLYDRHNCTLQMGGSDQWGNILSGIELVRRLRGGKAYGLVSPLVTTSSGVKFGKTEAGAVWLDAKLTSPYRFYQFWLNTTDQDVLHYLKYFTWLGKLEVGELAEKLKTQPEKREAQRALALEVTNIVHGATEVEKAQRASHVLFGGELAGLSADEVLDIFNDVPSSELQLEKLAGSGLPLTEILVTSGLAPSKAEARRLVGGGGVYLNNIRVTDDKTSVTLEQSVEGRFFVLRKGQKQYHLVKLAG, encoded by the coding sequence ATGAATCTGTTTGAGGAATTGGAATGGCGCGGTCTGGTTTACGACCACACCGAGGGCACAAAAGAAGTGCTCGCCAAAGAGAAAGTGACCGGCTACATTGGCTTTGATCCGACGGCGGCCAGTTTGCACGTCGGGTCGTTGTTGCCAATGATGGCGCTGGCGCGCTTGCAACGCTGCGGCCATCAACCCATCGCCATCGCGGGCGGCGGCACCGGTCTGATTGGCGATCCCAGCGGCAAAACCGCCGAGCGCAAGTTGCTGACCACTGAAGACGTCGAAGCGAACCTCATTGGCATCAAGGAGCAGTTGAGCCGCGTGCTCGACTTCGACGCCAAAACCAATCCGGCGCTGATTGTGAACAATGCCGACTGGTTGACGGTGATCCCTTTCGTCGAATTCCTGCGCGACATCGGCAAGCATTTCACGGTGAATTCGATGCTCGCGCGCGAATCGGTCAAACGCCGCTTGGAACAGGAAGAGGGCATTTCGTATACCGAGTTTAGTTATATGTTACTCCAGGCCTACGACTATCTGGTGTTGTACGACCGCCATAACTGCACGCTGCAAATGGGCGGCAGCGATCAGTGGGGTAACATCCTGAGCGGCATCGAACTGGTGCGCCGGTTGCGCGGCGGCAAAGCCTATGGGCTGGTTTCGCCGTTAGTAACAACCTCATCAGGCGTGAAGTTCGGCAAGACCGAAGCGGGCGCGGTCTGGCTGGATGCGAAACTGACATCGCCGTACCGCTTCTATCAATTCTGGTTGAATACGACTGACCAGGATGTGCTGCATTACTTGAAATACTTCACCTGGCTCGGCAAGCTGGAAGTTGGCGAGTTGGCCGAAAAGCTGAAAACACAGCCGGAAAAGCGTGAGGCCCAACGGGCGTTGGCGCTCGAAGTTACTAACATCGTGCACGGCGCAACAGAAGTGGAAAAAGCCCAACGCGCCTCACATGTGTTATTTGGTGGCGAGCTTGCTGGATTAAGTGCGGATGAGGTGCTGGATATTTTTAACGACGTACCTTCGAGCGAGTTACAGCTCGAGAAACTCGCAGGCAGCGGGTTGCCGTTGACCGAAATTTTAGTTACTTCCGGTTTGGCGCCGTCAAAGGCAGAAGCGCGGCGGTTGGTGGGCGGCGGCGGTGTTTATCTAAATAACATTCGTGTTACTGACGACAAAACCAGCGTAACTTTGGAGCAGTCGGTCGAGGGGCGCTTTTTTGTATTGCGCAAGGGGCAAAAGCAGTATCACCTGGTCAAGCTGGCCGGCTGA